A single Paenibacillus sp. FSL R5-0517 DNA region contains:
- a CDS encoding glucose-1-phosphate adenylyltransferase, which translates to MAKKEVVAMLLAGGQGKRLKGLTKSLAKPAVYFGGTYRIIDFPLSNCSNSGIDTVGVLTQYEPLVLHSYIGIGSDWDLDRKNGGVYVLPPHEREDGSSWYRGTADAIFRNLNFIEQFDPEHVLILSGDHIYKMDYEKMLQYHKDKDADCTISVIDVSLEEASRFGVLNTNDDYSIYEFEEKPPEPKSTLASMGIYLFKWDVLKRFLIQDEQQASTSYDFGKDIIPLLLENEKSLYAYPFEGYWKDVGTIRSLWESNMDLLDEDTPFNLNDPDWRIFTRNPNQPAQYISPSAKVRNCIISEGSIVHGEVNHSVLFYGVDVGENSAVIDSVIMPRVKIGQNVRIYRAIIAEGLVIPDGTQISPAPEDESDILLVDQEELERQLRQGITSKA; encoded by the coding sequence ATGGCGAAAAAAGAAGTTGTAGCGATGCTACTTGCCGGAGGGCAAGGGAAGAGGTTAAAAGGATTAACGAAATCACTGGCTAAGCCGGCAGTATATTTTGGCGGTACGTACCGAATTATTGATTTTCCGCTAAGTAACTGCTCTAACTCGGGTATTGATACAGTGGGCGTATTAACTCAATATGAACCACTTGTCCTGCACTCCTATATTGGTATTGGCAGTGACTGGGATCTGGACCGTAAAAATGGCGGAGTATACGTACTTCCTCCCCATGAACGTGAAGACGGAAGCAGTTGGTACCGTGGTACAGCAGATGCCATCTTCCGTAACCTGAACTTTATTGAACAATTCGATCCTGAGCACGTGCTCATTTTGTCAGGGGATCATATCTATAAGATGGACTACGAAAAAATGCTCCAGTATCACAAAGATAAAGATGCGGATTGCACCATATCGGTCATTGATGTCTCATTGGAAGAAGCCAGCCGATTCGGGGTGCTGAACACCAACGATGACTATAGCATCTATGAATTTGAAGAAAAACCTCCTGAACCCAAGAGCACACTCGCTTCCATGGGTATCTATCTCTTCAAGTGGGATGTACTGAAACGTTTCCTGATCCAGGATGAACAACAGGCATCCACCTCCTATGACTTTGGTAAAGATATTATTCCTTTGTTGCTTGAAAACGAAAAATCCTTATATGCATACCCATTTGAAGGTTACTGGAAAGACGTAGGTACCATTCGCAGTCTGTGGGAATCCAATATGGACCTGTTGGACGAAGACACACCGTTTAATCTGAATGATCCGGACTGGCGTATCTTTACACGTAATCCGAACCAACCTGCACAATACATCTCACCTTCGGCGAAGGTTCGCAATTGTATTATTAGTGAAGGCAGTATTGTGCACGGCGAGGTCAACCATTCCGTCCTCTTCTACGGGGTAGACGTTGGGGAGAACAGCGCTGTTATCGATTCGGTCATCATGCCAAGAGTGAAAATCGGGCAAAATGTGCGCATTTACCGAGCTATTATCGCAGAAGGATTGGTTATTCCTGATGGAACACAGATTTCGCCTGCACCGGAAGATGAGAGTGATATATTGCTCGTCGATCAGGAAGAACTGGAACGTCAGCTTCGCCAAGGAATAACCAGCAAGGCCTAA
- a CDS encoding AraC family transcriptional regulator — protein MDHYTRIQLAIEYLEQHLQDDFNIRETSAAASFSAFHFQRLFQAITGFTVLEYVRRRRLTEAAGMLRGSSEGILDIAMNFGYRSQEAFTRAFSAYFGMTPAKLRKLEADQLSLLKMQQSIDFNDYRTSLNGTFHMNTPRLVTREPNWIAGYEYKTNLNDNQHYAEIPGFYHDFDVEQRFMAIPERTRADMAYGVACHFEEDGAFSFIVGEESSGASQVLEPGFTSIEIPGGLYAEFTVEGSGQDIRKMIYGSWLPQSNYERREGPDFEVTDVWKSTPEQLDMKIYIPLK, from the coding sequence ATGGATCATTACACACGAATTCAGCTTGCGATTGAGTATCTGGAGCAGCATTTGCAGGATGATTTTAATATCAGAGAGACGTCTGCTGCTGCGAGCTTTTCGGCGTTTCATTTTCAACGTTTATTTCAGGCGATCACCGGATTCACTGTACTGGAATATGTGCGCAGACGAAGATTAACGGAAGCTGCCGGGATGCTGCGGGGCTCGTCGGAAGGCATATTGGATATTGCGATGAACTTTGGCTATCGATCTCAGGAGGCGTTTACCCGTGCATTTTCAGCATACTTTGGAATGACACCCGCGAAGCTGCGCAAGTTGGAAGCGGATCAGTTGTCTCTTTTGAAGATGCAACAGAGCATTGATTTCAATGATTATCGAACTTCGCTTAATGGAACATTCCATATGAACACACCCCGTCTGGTCACACGGGAACCGAACTGGATTGCCGGCTATGAATATAAGACCAACCTGAATGACAATCAGCATTATGCTGAAATACCTGGATTTTATCACGATTTTGATGTGGAACAGAGATTCATGGCGATCCCGGAGAGGACACGCGCTGATATGGCTTATGGTGTGGCTTGTCATTTTGAAGAGGATGGAGCATTTTCTTTTATTGTGGGTGAAGAGAGCAGTGGAGCATCTCAGGTGCTTGAACCCGGTTTTACCTCGATTGAAATTCCGGGAGGATTGTATGCAGAGTTCACCGTGGAAGGCTCAGGGCAGGATATCAGGAAAATGATCTATGGCAGTTGGCTGCCACAGTCGAACTATGAACGGAGGGAAGGACCAGACTTTGAAGTGACGGATGTCTGGAAATCAACTCCTGAACAATTGGACATGAAGATCTATATCCCGTTAAAATAG
- a CDS encoding alpha-glucosidase, with the protein MGDIVWWKESVVYQIYPNSFNDSDGDGYGDLQGICEKLDYLENLGVDVIWLCPIYDSPGHDNGYDIRDYYAILRKYGTMEDFDRLLAEAHKRGLKIMMDLVLNHTSDEHAWFAESRSSKMNPKRDYYIWRSGKNGQVPNNWESYFGGSVWKHDAETNEYYLHLYSEQQPDLNWNNEQMAEEMYEMVHWWLEKGVDGFRFDAVAHIAKAEGLPSAHNPDNLPVVPAYQLFSNLEQVHSILKKLNNMILKPYGPMTVGETSGLGPEQALAYVGTDRDELNMVFQFEHMFIDAKSSGIGKWNYKEWKLTDLKEIMSRWQTVLHGRGWNANYMGNHDQPRPVSRFGDDGKYRVRSAQMLATWMLTLEGTPYIYQGEEIGMTNVAFPNIEQYRDIETKNYYNHYIGQGKSKHEVMQAIWLKSRDNARTPMQWDDTEHAGFTQGQPWIQVNDNYPEINVADAESDPQSILHYYRKLIALRKQHKVLIYGAYELLLPDDPDIYAYTRTLDDEQMLVILNFRGHEPEMEWPEGWDAEHAKLIISNVSRRYSTDEGAIQLQPYEARVYRRKQ; encoded by the coding sequence GTGGGCGATATCGTTTGGTGGAAAGAGAGTGTGGTATACCAGATTTACCCGAACAGCTTCAACGATTCGGACGGAGATGGGTATGGCGACTTGCAGGGGATCTGTGAGAAGCTCGATTATTTAGAGAATTTGGGCGTGGATGTGATATGGCTCTGTCCCATCTATGATTCACCAGGACATGATAACGGATACGATATACGTGATTATTACGCCATTCTGCGCAAGTATGGCACGATGGAGGATTTTGATCGACTCTTGGCAGAGGCACATAAGCGTGGTCTCAAGATCATGATGGATCTGGTGTTGAATCATACGTCGGATGAACATGCCTGGTTTGCCGAATCGCGGTCGTCAAAGATGAATCCGAAGCGGGATTATTATATTTGGCGTTCAGGCAAAAATGGCCAGGTGCCGAATAATTGGGAATCCTATTTTGGAGGTTCAGTGTGGAAGCATGATGCCGAAACGAATGAGTATTATCTTCATCTATACTCGGAACAGCAACCCGACCTCAACTGGAACAATGAACAGATGGCGGAAGAGATGTATGAGATGGTTCATTGGTGGCTGGAAAAAGGGGTAGACGGATTCCGTTTCGATGCAGTGGCGCATATCGCCAAGGCAGAGGGGCTGCCAAGTGCCCACAATCCGGACAATCTGCCAGTGGTTCCGGCATATCAGCTCTTTTCCAACCTGGAACAAGTCCATTCGATTCTGAAAAAGCTGAATAACATGATCCTGAAACCATACGGACCTATGACGGTTGGCGAGACTTCGGGACTTGGGCCTGAGCAAGCGCTGGCTTATGTGGGGACTGATCGTGATGAACTTAATATGGTATTCCAGTTTGAGCATATGTTCATCGATGCCAAATCTTCCGGAATTGGTAAGTGGAACTACAAGGAATGGAAATTGACTGATCTCAAAGAAATCATGAGCCGGTGGCAAACGGTTTTGCATGGTAGAGGCTGGAACGCCAATTATATGGGCAACCATGATCAGCCACGCCCGGTCTCCCGTTTTGGTGATGACGGTAAATATCGAGTGCGTTCTGCTCAGATGCTGGCCACGTGGATGCTTACACTTGAAGGAACACCTTATATCTATCAGGGAGAAGAGATCGGCATGACCAATGTCGCTTTTCCGAATATCGAGCAATACCGGGATATTGAGACGAAAAATTATTATAATCATTACATTGGTCAAGGTAAGTCGAAGCATGAAGTCATGCAGGCGATTTGGCTGAAGAGTCGCGATAATGCCCGTACGCCAATGCAATGGGATGATACGGAACACGCTGGATTTACTCAAGGTCAGCCCTGGATACAGGTGAATGATAATTATCCTGAGATTAACGTAGCTGATGCCGAAAGTGATCCACAATCCATTTTGCATTATTACAGAAAGCTGATTGCACTTCGCAAACAACATAAAGTGCTGATCTATGGCGCGTATGAACTACTGCTGCCGGATGATCCGGATATCTATGCCTATACACGAACGCTGGATGATGAGCAGATGTTGGTCATTTTGAATTTTCGTGGGCATGAGCCTGAGATGGAGTGGCCTGAAGGGTGGGATGCGGAGCATGCCAAGCTGATCATCAGCAATGTCAGCAGACGTTATTCTACCGATGAAGGTGCCATTCAGCTTCAACCATATGAAGCAAGGGTATATCGTAGGAAGCAGTGA
- a CDS encoding VanZ family protein, with protein MNEKSWLHSKWILATVGFMAVLYVLIMGNLLFVSGRTQGLYYQYNLVPFETIRPLLLERERYHTDAWVKNLFGNIVLFIPLGIWIPWLFRRCRSFLIFTSTVVLLLLGVEVIQLITRVGSFDVDDIILNTVGAWIGYAGFKLFLLSPGKTRN; from the coding sequence ATGAACGAAAAGTCGTGGCTCCACTCCAAGTGGATACTTGCAACGGTTGGTTTCATGGCAGTGTTATACGTATTGATCATGGGCAATTTACTGTTTGTCAGTGGACGAACGCAAGGCTTGTATTATCAATATAATCTCGTCCCCTTTGAGACCATTCGGCCACTTCTATTGGAGAGGGAGAGGTACCATACAGATGCCTGGGTCAAGAATTTGTTCGGCAATATCGTATTGTTCATTCCACTGGGCATCTGGATTCCCTGGTTGTTTCGGAGGTGTCGTTCATTCCTGATCTTCACATCCACAGTTGTTTTGCTTCTGCTTGGTGTTGAAGTCATCCAATTGATTACACGTGTAGGTTCGTTCGATGTGGATGACATTATTCTGAACACAGTCGGTGCCTGGATTGGTTACGCCGGATTTAAGCTATTCTTATTATCACCAGGAAAGACTCGGAATTGA
- a CDS encoding M3 family oligoendopeptidase has product MKFSEYTYTRPNLEHIKTSFRELLSGFEAATTVEEQSGFMDQINALRSDFETQAQLVYIRHSIDTNDEFYKAENEFLDENAPIVQEYITDFYRALVNSKFRNELEQKWGSQLFQLADLSLKTFSPEIIEELQKENKLSTEYNQLIASAKIPFEGEERTLPQLHPFELSTDRSMRERASEARYTFMAEHEAEFDRIYDELVKVRTQIAKKLGYPSYVELGYDRMNRTDYNAEMVANFRAQVRDYIVPVATKLRERQRNRIDVDTLYYYDQGFSFKTGNPTPKGDVEWIIENGKKMYAELSPETDAFFQMMTDNELMDLVSKKGKQGGGYCTFLNDYKVPFIFSNFNGTSGDIDVLTHEAGHAFQVYESRDFAVPEYNWPTYESAEIHSMSMEFFTWPWMQLFFKEDTDKYKFDHLSSGLLFIPYGVAVDEFQHFVYANPDATPTERKQAWRNIEKTYLPHINYKDNAYLEQGGFWHKQGHIFSSPFYYIDYTLAQICAFQFWKRSNEDMKSAWADYLTLCKAGGSLSFTGLVELAGLNSPFEDGCVSSVIGDIEAWLDGVNDKAL; this is encoded by the coding sequence ATGAAATTTAGTGAGTATACGTATACACGTCCGAATCTGGAACACATCAAGACATCTTTCCGTGAGCTGTTGAGCGGTTTTGAAGCTGCGACAACGGTTGAGGAACAGAGTGGGTTCATGGATCAGATTAATGCGCTGCGCAGTGACTTTGAGACGCAAGCCCAACTGGTCTACATCCGTCATTCCATTGATACCAATGATGAGTTTTACAAAGCGGAGAACGAATTTCTGGATGAAAATGCACCCATTGTGCAGGAATATATTACGGATTTTTACCGTGCACTGGTTAACTCGAAATTCCGCAATGAATTGGAGCAAAAATGGGGTTCACAGCTGTTCCAACTGGCGGATCTTTCACTGAAAACATTCAGCCCGGAAATCATTGAAGAACTCCAGAAGGAGAACAAACTTTCCACAGAATACAATCAGCTGATCGCTTCGGCCAAAATTCCTTTCGAAGGTGAAGAGCGCACGTTACCACAGCTTCATCCATTTGAACTGTCCACGGATCGCTCCATGCGTGAGCGGGCTTCGGAAGCCAGATACACGTTCATGGCTGAGCATGAGGCTGAATTCGATCGTATTTACGATGAACTGGTTAAAGTGCGTACACAGATTGCGAAAAAACTGGGATATCCAAGCTATGTGGAACTCGGCTATGATCGCATGAACCGTACGGATTATAACGCAGAGATGGTAGCCAACTTTCGGGCCCAAGTTCGCGATTATATTGTACCTGTAGCGACCAAGCTCAGAGAGCGCCAGCGTAATCGGATTGATGTGGATACACTGTATTATTACGATCAGGGCTTCAGCTTCAAGACAGGTAACCCGACACCTAAGGGTGATGTGGAATGGATTATTGAGAATGGTAAAAAAATGTACGCTGAATTATCGCCAGAGACGGATGCATTTTTCCAGATGATGACCGACAACGAGCTTATGGATCTGGTCAGCAAAAAAGGTAAACAAGGGGGCGGATATTGTACGTTCCTGAACGATTACAAAGTGCCGTTTATCTTCTCCAACTTCAACGGTACATCCGGTGATATTGATGTATTGACACATGAAGCAGGTCATGCTTTCCAAGTGTATGAGAGCCGTGATTTTGCAGTGCCTGAATACAACTGGCCGACATATGAATCGGCTGAGATTCATTCCATGAGTATGGAGTTCTTCACATGGCCTTGGATGCAATTGTTCTTCAAGGAAGATACGGACAAATACAAGTTTGATCACCTGTCTTCCGGTTTGTTGTTCATTCCGTATGGTGTAGCTGTGGATGAATTCCAGCATTTTGTATATGCGAACCCGGATGCGACACCAACGGAGCGTAAGCAGGCATGGCGTAACATTGAGAAGACCTATCTGCCACACATCAATTACAAAGATAATGCTTATCTGGAGCAGGGTGGTTTCTGGCATAAGCAGGGTCACATTTTCTCATCGCCGTTCTATTACATTGACTATACGTTGGCACAGATCTGTGCATTCCAGTTCTGGAAACGCAGCAACGAAGATATGAAGTCCGCATGGGCCGATTACCTGACATTGTGCAAAGCGGGAGGAAGTTTGTCCTTCACAGGATTGGTTGAACTGGCTGGATTGAACTCACCATTTGAGGACGGTTGTGTTTCCTCCGTAATTGGAGATATTGAGGCATGGCTTGACGGTGTGAACGATAAGGCGCTTTAA
- a CDS encoding glycogen/starch/alpha-glucan phosphorylase, translated as MFDNKETFKSIFTRNLVSKLGKPIEEATQEDVYHVLGSMIREYAGQDWAASNQGFKQRQDKQVYYFSLEFLIGRLLGNNLLNVNELELVRDSLAELGFSLEEVEEQEADAGLGNGGLGRLAACFLDSLASLGYAGHGCGIRYKYGLFEQKIINGNQVELPDNWLDKGNEWEVRRPDKKVEVQFWGRVEAHEQDGEYQFVTKDAEAVVAIPYDVPVIGYGQTHVNTLRLWSAEPKRETSLDTPSNYYGYLDYSRSVESISEFLYPDDSQYEGKLLRLKQQYFMCSAGVQSALRTFNKLELPYDRLPDKVAFHINDTHPTLVIPELMRILIDVKGYGWDEAWDITTRTVSYTNHTTLSEALEKWPVAMISKLLPRIYMIIEEINKRFCGMLLDRYPGDQDRIGHLAIVANDQVRMAHLAIVGSHSVNGVAALHTKILKEREMAPFYALYPERFNNKTNGITHRRWLMHANPKLSDLITDTIGNEWITEPGKLDQLAGFADSASFQEQFRLIKRDNKERLAAYILDHTGTSVNPDSIFDVQVKRLHGYKRQLLNILHVMHLYNRLKNDASFDMVPRTFIFGAKAAPSYYFAKKIIKLINTVADTVNRDAAVNDRLKVFFLENYSVSLAEKIIPAADVSEQISTAGKEASGTGNMKFMMNGALTIGTMDGANVEMAEQVGEENMFIYGLRADEVLEYYRSGSYRPNEIVQHDERIREVVEQLVHPGAFCYRDGEFWDIYDSLLAHGDEYFVLRDFAAYADAHAAIDQAYRDIPGWTRKAILNTAHSGIFSSDRTISEYATDIWGIHPVSGNWKG; from the coding sequence TTGTTTGACAACAAAGAAACGTTCAAGAGTATCTTTACACGGAATTTGGTCAGCAAATTGGGCAAACCGATTGAAGAAGCCACACAGGAAGACGTGTACCATGTACTGGGAAGCATGATCCGTGAATATGCAGGACAGGATTGGGCAGCGTCGAATCAGGGGTTCAAGCAGCGCCAGGATAAACAGGTCTATTACTTCTCGCTGGAATTCCTGATTGGACGTCTGCTCGGCAACAATCTGCTGAATGTAAACGAGTTGGAACTCGTCCGTGATAGTCTGGCGGAGCTGGGTTTTTCCTTGGAAGAGGTAGAAGAACAGGAGGCAGATGCAGGACTCGGTAACGGAGGTCTGGGACGACTCGCTGCCTGTTTCCTGGATTCACTCGCATCACTCGGATATGCAGGACATGGTTGTGGCATTCGATACAAATACGGTTTGTTTGAGCAAAAAATCATCAATGGCAATCAGGTAGAGCTACCCGACAATTGGCTGGATAAGGGCAATGAATGGGAAGTCCGCCGTCCAGACAAAAAAGTGGAAGTGCAGTTCTGGGGCCGGGTAGAAGCTCACGAGCAAGATGGGGAATATCAATTTGTTACCAAAGATGCCGAAGCGGTTGTAGCCATTCCCTATGACGTGCCTGTCATCGGTTATGGTCAAACGCATGTGAACACATTGCGGCTATGGAGTGCTGAACCGAAGCGTGAGACTTCACTTGACACCCCATCGAACTACTACGGTTATCTGGATTATAGCCGTTCCGTTGAATCGATCTCCGAATTCCTGTATCCGGATGATTCCCAGTACGAGGGAAAGCTGCTGCGATTGAAGCAGCAATACTTCATGTGTTCAGCAGGCGTACAGAGTGCCTTGCGTACGTTTAACAAGCTGGAGCTACCGTATGATCGTTTGCCAGATAAAGTGGCCTTCCACATTAATGACACACATCCAACTTTGGTTATACCGGAACTGATGCGCATCCTGATTGATGTGAAGGGTTATGGCTGGGATGAAGCATGGGACATCACAACGCGTACTGTATCGTATACCAATCATACAACACTGAGTGAGGCGCTTGAGAAATGGCCTGTAGCCATGATCAGCAAGCTGCTGCCGCGGATCTACATGATCATTGAAGAGATCAATAAACGCTTCTGTGGCATGCTGCTGGATCGGTATCCGGGAGATCAGGATCGTATAGGGCATCTGGCGATTGTTGCGAATGATCAGGTACGGATGGCGCATCTGGCGATTGTAGGCAGTCATAGCGTGAATGGTGTTGCTGCATTGCATACCAAGATTTTGAAAGAGCGCGAGATGGCTCCGTTCTATGCACTGTATCCAGAGCGTTTCAATAACAAAACCAATGGGATTACCCATCGCCGCTGGCTGATGCATGCCAATCCGAAACTGTCGGATCTGATTACGGATACCATCGGTAACGAATGGATTACAGAGCCGGGTAAGCTGGACCAGTTGGCTGGCTTTGCGGATAGTGCATCATTCCAGGAGCAGTTCCGTTTGATTAAGCGGGATAACAAAGAGCGGCTTGCTGCGTATATTCTGGACCATACCGGGACATCAGTGAACCCCGATTCCATTTTTGATGTACAGGTGAAGAGACTGCATGGGTACAAAAGGCAGCTGTTAAACATTCTGCATGTCATGCATCTGTATAATCGACTTAAGAATGATGCTTCATTTGATATGGTACCGCGTACGTTCATCTTTGGTGCCAAGGCAGCGCCGAGTTATTATTTTGCCAAGAAAATTATCAAGCTGATCAATACCGTCGCTGATACGGTGAATCGGGATGCGGCCGTGAATGATCGCTTGAAGGTGTTTTTCCTCGAGAACTATTCCGTCTCTCTTGCAGAGAAAATCATTCCTGCTGCGGATGTTAGTGAACAGATCTCAACCGCAGGGAAGGAAGCGTCCGGTACGGGCAACATGAAGTTTATGATGAACGGTGCTTTGACGATTGGCACGATGGATGGAGCCAACGTGGAGATGGCAGAGCAAGTTGGAGAGGAAAATATGTTCATCTATGGTCTGCGTGCAGACGAAGTGCTTGAGTACTATCGTTCCGGCAGCTATCGTCCAAATGAGATTGTGCAGCATGATGAACGCATTCGCGAGGTCGTGGAGCAATTGGTGCATCCAGGTGCATTCTGTTATCGTGACGGGGAGTTCTGGGATATTTATGACTCCTTGTTAGCTCATGGTGACGAATACTTTGTATTGCGTGATTTTGCTGCTTATGCAGATGCGCATGCTGCCATTGACCAAGCGTATCGGGATATTCCGGGCTGGACTCGAAAAGCGATATTAAATACGGCGCATTCCGGTATATTCTCCAGTGACCGTACCATTAGTGAGTATGCCACAGATATCTGGGGTATTCATCCCGTGTCGGGGAACTGGAAAGGTTGA
- a CDS encoding iron-containing alcohol dehydrogenase, whose translation MATHAYYVPPVNLMGRGCLQEAGQMIGQMGICKALVVSDRHLITSGVAEQVLSILRKSGLDYVVYDEVQPNPTCQNVHDGHRLFQDHGCDAIISIGGGSPQDAAKGIGIVATNGGHIREYEGLHQSKHKSVPLVAFNTTAGTSSEVTMNYVITDEERKVKMVMVDRNSLVSLSVNDPELMLSKPASLTAATGMDALTHAVEAMVTPGGFTVTSATAAAAVELIFEYLPRAVRDGSDLEAREHMTYACFLGGIAFNNAGLGYVHAMAHQLGGVYDLPHGVCNAMLLPYVEELNAKHVPGKFRHIAKAIGMDVKGRSDEECSDYVIEAIRQLSKEVGIPEKLSELGVKDPDVELLADNAMKDACAPGNPYQPSKDEVMELFRKII comes from the coding sequence ATGGCAACACATGCATATTATGTTCCGCCCGTGAACTTGATGGGTAGAGGTTGTTTACAGGAAGCAGGCCAGATGATTGGACAGATGGGTATCTGCAAAGCACTGGTCGTGAGTGATCGTCATTTGATAACTTCAGGCGTTGCAGAGCAGGTACTGTCTATATTAAGAAAATCAGGGTTAGACTATGTCGTATATGATGAGGTTCAGCCTAATCCAACATGTCAGAATGTACATGACGGACATCGATTATTCCAAGATCATGGCTGTGACGCCATTATATCGATAGGCGGAGGTTCACCACAGGATGCTGCCAAAGGTATTGGCATTGTGGCTACCAACGGTGGGCATATCCGTGAATATGAAGGATTGCATCAATCGAAACATAAGTCCGTGCCACTTGTAGCTTTTAACACAACGGCTGGCACATCGAGTGAGGTGACAATGAACTACGTGATTACAGATGAGGAACGTAAAGTAAAGATGGTAATGGTGGACCGTAATAGTCTGGTCTCCCTGTCGGTTAATGATCCGGAGCTGATGCTCAGCAAGCCAGCAAGTCTCACAGCGGCTACGGGAATGGATGCCTTAACCCATGCCGTGGAAGCGATGGTTACGCCTGGTGGATTTACAGTGACAAGTGCGACAGCTGCAGCAGCTGTTGAATTGATCTTTGAATATTTGCCAAGAGCGGTGAGAGACGGCAGTGATCTGGAAGCGCGGGAACATATGACGTACGCATGTTTCCTTGGCGGGATTGCTTTTAACAATGCGGGTCTGGGTTATGTCCACGCGATGGCGCATCAACTGGGTGGCGTATATGATTTGCCGCATGGTGTGTGCAACGCCATGTTACTCCCTTATGTGGAGGAGTTGAATGCCAAGCATGTACCGGGCAAATTCCGTCACATTGCCAAAGCGATTGGTATGGATGTGAAGGGTAGAAGTGATGAGGAGTGTTCCGATTACGTCATTGAGGCCATCCGTCAGCTATCGAAGGAAGTTGGGATTCCTGAGAAACTGTCTGAGCTGGGGGTGAAAGATCCGGATGTGGAACTGCTTGCCGATAACGCGATGAAAGATGCCTGTGCACCAGGAAATCCCTATCAACCGTCCAAGGATGAAGTGATGGAGCTATTCCGCAAAATTATATAG
- the glgD gene encoding glucose-1-phosphate adenylyltransferase subunit GlgD: MKQLIGVINLDHELEELKELTYFRCGAAVPYAGRYRLIDFVLSNMMNAGIESIGVFVRRKYRSLMDHLGDGKPWDLDRKHGGMFILPPDWNDPTDTSQGDLQHFHNNLDFFHRGAGQYVVHAGSRHVTKADLQDVYRYHISKGADVTLVCKKVDQLLPEHDACVKVDHDGDGNVVDIHQSANHPNIYTEIFIMEKELFLRQVQRCIDHGESHFFRDVIQKNPDGLNIAAYAYDGYHAVINSIDSYYRNSMDLLNTGQYEQLFKEDPIQTKIKYEAPAKYLDTANVKHSLLANGCIVGGEVEDSILFRGVQVAKGAKIKGSIIMQKCYIGEGTVLENVILDKDVKLTGGQTLIGDRSNPYILAKSTII, from the coding sequence ATGAAACAATTGATCGGAGTTATTAACCTTGACCATGAACTTGAGGAATTGAAGGAATTGACGTACTTTCGCTGCGGAGCCGCGGTGCCTTATGCCGGGCGTTACCGTCTGATCGATTTTGTTCTATCCAATATGATGAATGCAGGGATTGAGAGTATAGGTGTATTTGTACGGCGAAAATATCGCTCGTTGATGGACCATCTTGGTGATGGGAAGCCTTGGGATCTGGATCGTAAGCATGGGGGCATGTTTATTTTGCCACCAGACTGGAACGATCCAACAGACACATCACAGGGGGATTTGCAGCATTTTCATAATAATTTGGACTTTTTCCACAGAGGTGCAGGACAGTATGTTGTGCATGCAGGTAGTCGCCATGTGACCAAAGCAGACCTCCAGGATGTCTACAGGTATCACATCAGCAAAGGAGCGGACGTTACACTGGTCTGCAAAAAAGTGGATCAACTGCTGCCTGAGCATGACGCCTGTGTCAAAGTTGACCATGACGGGGACGGTAATGTGGTGGACATTCACCAAAGCGCTAATCACCCGAATATATATACAGAAATTTTCATCATGGAAAAAGAATTGTTCTTGCGCCAGGTGCAGCGCTGTATTGATCATGGCGAGAGCCATTTCTTCCGGGATGTGATTCAAAAAAATCCGGATGGATTGAATATCGCTGCGTATGCATATGATGGCTATCACGCAGTCATCAATTCCATTGACAGTTATTATCGCAACAGTATGGATCTGCTCAACACAGGGCAATATGAACAACTGTTCAAGGAAGATCCGATCCAAACCAAAATCAAATATGAAGCGCCTGCCAAATACCTGGATACCGCCAATGTTAAACATTCCCTCCTTGCCAACGGTTGCATTGTGGGTGGAGAGGTGGAGGACAGCATTCTGTTCCGTGGTGTACAGGTGGCCAAAGGTGCCAAAATCAAAGGTTCCATTATCATGCAGAAATGTTACATTGGTGAAGGGACAGTGCTTGAGAACGTCATTTTGGATAAAGACGTGAAGCTGACCGGAGGACAGACGCTGATCGGTGACCGGTCGAATCCATACATTTTAGCGAAAAGCACTATTATCTAA